The genome window ACAGCACGCTGCCGAGCATAACCCATCGCCGCCACGGTCTGCGTTTATGGGCGGTTGAGGAGGTGAAAATGCGTCTTTTGTGTTTCAGGTACATCGGTCGGACCTACGATATCCGAATGCGCAGATGAGGTGCTGCATGGCAGGTAACGGCCCTATCTTACGAAAGGGCGGGCGTATTAACGCCTATCCTGGTGCCGTTGCCAAGTTAAGGTCGCGTTGAAGCGGAATTAAAGTCGGTCAGTTCCAGAACGGCTTTGCAGTATGGAAATGTTTCCAGGCGGCGATAATCTGCTGTCTGGCGCTGGCCCCATGGGCGGCGGAGAAGCCCAGCACAATGCCGCGGGCCTGTGCGCCCTGCACGCCGTCCTTCCCGTCAATTTCCTGCATCAACCCGGCTGCTACGGCTCCGTCATTGAGGATGCCGAGTTCTTCCTGAAGTTCTGACAGCCGGCGGATCATCCGGCGTCCCTGTTTCTGGGGGAAACAGGCGGCAAAGAATTCACAGGCATAGCGCAAACGCTTTGCATGCAGGCGTAATTCATGCAGGGCGGTGGCAGGCAGTTCAGCGATCGGGGCGCTGGCGGGCAGTTTTCTCAGGCGTTTTTTCAGTACCCCTGCCGCGAAGATTTCGATTGGCTGGTTCAGGCATTCTTCACGATGATGGCGCACTTCGTCATGCAGCGTATGGAGCGCCTGCCGCCATGGCCGCACCTGGCATAGCAGGGCGAGGGACAGCCCCAGCCTGTCGAAACCGGGCGTTTTCAGACTGGCCAGCAAGGTGTGGTAATGCTGTTCTCTCTGTTTAGCAGCCCGCTCCATCAGGCGTTTCAGGCCGGCATGATCAGGGAAGGTGTCCAGCAGGGTCTGGCCAGTCTGGCTGATAAAGACATCCCAGTCGCGTGCCGGCCCCAGCAGAGTACTGATTGTTTTCAGATGCGCCTTGACGTTATCCAGTTCCGGGCAGGCCAGAACGGCGGAGAAAATCGATAGGGCTGAACGCAGGCGGCGCAGCGTCACACGGATCTGATGCACAGGCTCCAGCGCGGTTTTGTCGGTTTCGCCTGATTTCAGCAGGCGGATACGTGGTGCCCAGTAAAGCAATGCCAACGTTAGATGACCGATGATATGTCGTGCGGCATCTTCCGTGCTGATGCCGGGATCAATCTCCGGTGCACCAAGGCCGGAGGCGGGGCGGGCGGCCAGTCCCCGCCCGTGGGAAACGGCCAGCATGGAAAGCGGCGTTTCCGGAATCCGGAACCGGGCTTCCTCATTCTCCTGAAGCTCTGATGCCAGTCCAGCGATGGCCCTTGCATCGCCCTGGATATGTATACGGCCAAAGGGAAGCGTATCGGTCAGATTGCGGATCGTGCCATCTTCAATGAAGACAGTCAGGTCTTCACTGTTCATTTGTGTCTGATCGCTCAGTACGATACTGCGCTGGCGTCCCTCTACGGAGGCAATCGGCATGACGCCGCCCTCGATACCGTACGACGCAAGCAAGGTTTCGATCGGCGCAATCAAAGTCTTATCATCCAGTTGCGAACCGGGCAGCAAAGGGGGAGGGGCAAGACTTTCCACGCGCCACATTCCTCCATCGACGACCAGAGCCTGATGATCGGCAAAAAAGGCCGCATCCGGCGTGTCGTGATAAATCCGCCGGAAGGAACGCGTTTTCATCCGGCCTTTACGCTGCCGTGACAGCGGTGCAAGGCGTGGCAGTCGTTCTGCCACGGCCGGATCGAAGGCCATTGTTATCGTCACGGGGACAGAACCTTGTTCTACATCCGGCCCAAGGCACAGTGTTTCAGCAGCAGGTGCTTCAGCCACGGTATCCATCACGACTGGAGGCAATGCAGATGTGTCAGTCATGTTGGCCCATATCAGGCAGTTCAGAGGGGGTAAGGAAGCGTGTCAGTCGTGCCACACCGGGCAACAGCCCCCACCAGGGCTTGTTCAGTTCGAATTGTGCCAGCGCGCCTGTCGGATACCCCTCGTTCAGGCGCACTCGTGCAGTGCGCTCGTCCCTTGCCGGATTTCCAAGCGTCAGGGCCAGATCATGCATACCGGGATTATGACCGATCAACATCACGCAGCCGATCGTTTCCGGCACGCTGTTCAGAACCTGGATCATCTGCTCGGATGAGGCAAGATAGAGCGCATCCATCCGTTCTGTACGGGGAGTATGCGGCCAAGGCTCCAGCGCCTCCAGCGTCTGTATGGTGCGACGGGCGGAGGAAACCAGAATCAGATCCGGCCGCAGATCAAGCGCGTTGATCGCTTTGTGCATGGCTGCGGCTGCACGCCGACCGCGATCATTCAGGGGGCGGGCATGGTCCGGAAGTTTGGGGTCGTCCCATGCTGATTTGGCGTGACGGAGGAGGAGGAGCTGGCGCATCGGCTTGCGGATTGATCCCGTTTCGTCGCAGCGCCATCTGGCGCAGGTTGGATATGGCCTTCATGACGGAGCATGACCTGTTCCGCCGTATGGTAAAAAGGAATTTTTGCTCTTTTTACCATAAAATAGACTCCTGGAAACGACCGTATGAACAATCAGGAGTCGAGGTCTATCCAGGAAAGATGGCCCCCTTTCCCGGCCCCTGTATCCAGAAAAATCGCTGTTCCACCACGTTGCCCATACATCGTCAGGGGACGACCGTCCGGGCTGCGATTGTCATGGCCGCAGTAAACGATCAGATTTTTCGGAATACGGTCAACCCAGCGCAGGCTGCGCTCCGGATAACCATCAGGCTGAAGCTGACCGGTTGGTTCCCCATACAGCGCACGGGCCAGCACGCCATGTACGCGTCCATCCTGAATGGGAACGGGAAAAGGGGGGGCTGTATGCAGCATGTCGGTATGAAAACCGCCATGCAGAAAGATGCGGTTCCCGCTTACAATCCAGGCTGGTGCATGGGCGATCGCGTTAATGATCTGCGGGATATGGAGGGTATCGATCTGTGCGCAGGTTTCTTCAAGCGTCGGATCAGGTCGGACGGATCGTCCGGCCAGCCGCCTTGCCAGCCTCAGATCGTGGTTACCGAGCAGGAACAGCCCGCGCCCCTGATGAAGCAGGTTGAGCATGATCCGCAGAACTTCGCCGTTTTCGGGTCCGCCATCTGTCAGGTCACCCAACTGGATAATGAAACGGTCGGTGGTGACGGCATGGGTAAAGGCGCGTGCATCGCCATGCACATCGCCGATGACGCGGATTGGAACGCCGGCGGGGGGATGCCGCGGAAAAGTAATGACGGAGTCCGGGGCTGGTCTGTCCGTCACGGTAATAAATTTCTCTCCCATGCCCATCCTGCATCGTCGTCAGCGATCTGCCAGTATGACGATCGATGAACAGAAACACCATCCCGGCCAGCGGTTGTGCAGCCATTTCGTATCGATCGCGCTTTGGTCTCAGCTTTTTCGCATGGCACGGCTGTTTGCAGGCTGCGTGGGGGTGGTGGCAGGCATTGAAAAACTGAACAACCGCCCATGGCCGCGCAGAAAAATCCGGCCCCCTTGTGGAAACAGCTGCGCGATCTCCGGCGAGGATACATCCAGTCCGCCAGCATAGGTACCAAACGCAGGCAGCATCAGCCTCTCCGCCGAGAACACGAAACAGGGACGGGTCAGCCATGTACCTCTTACGGACACGCTCGCTTTCGGATGGTGGTGGCCGCAGAACTCCATGGCTCCGTCTGGCACTGATGCGGCTTCATGCCTGAAAATGAACCGTTTCAGGCCATGCTCGGCATAAAAGGTGCCGCTCAGTCCCTCGCTGGCCACCGGATCATGATTGCCCAGCACCCAACGGAAAGTCGTTGATCGGCTGATCCCATGCAGGCGTGCGGCATCCTGCGGCTGCATGCGTTCCAGACCGTAGCGGTCGTGAAAACTGTCCCCCAGCGCGATGACCTGCTCCGGTCGGTAATGCAGAATCAGGTTTTCGAGCGCGTCCAGTGTTGCGGCACTGTCCCATGGCGGCAGCAGGGAGCCACGCATGGCAGCGGCCGAGCCTTTTTCAAGATGCAGATCGGCCACCATCAGTATCCGCTCGGCAGGCCACCATACCGCACCTGACGGATCCAGCAGGAGCGTTTCTCCACCGGCGAAGACGGGGGTGGGGATGGAGCGGACTGGACGAGACTGCATGGTCAGCGACGGGGCCGAATATCCGGAGGGAGGGTGACAAACAGATCATCCTGCATGATTTGTCCATCAGACAATGACCCGCTGGAATATCGGCGAGGAGAAACCCTTCTGTTGAGGGCCGTATCATCGTCCGTCATGGCTTCCTCGACCAGCGCTTCAGCCTCCGCCAGCAACATTTCCTCAGACCCGGCGGAGAGAACGCTTTCACGACCGATTTCCAGCAGAACCGGCACGGCAAGCGGAGAGACGCGCGACAGCGCCATATGCCGGATGTGCCCCTGTGCCCGGCGCAGCAGAAGTGCCAGACGGCCAATATCGGTCAGTCCCGATGCAGCATCGGCCCGGGTCGCCCGCAGCAGGATATGATCAGGCTGGTGGCGGCGCAGCACGTCATAGATCAGATCCGTATTGATGGTGACCTGGCGGCGGCTGCGCTTCAGCCCCGGCTGTTGTCGTTCGATCAGCCCGGACACCACGGCGACATGACGGAAAATACGCCGGAGCATGGAGCTTTCCGCCATCCATGCTTCCAGATCATCCCCCAGTATGTCTTCCTCGAACAACCGGTCGAGACCGGTTGGCTGCCGCGCGCTCCATGTTGCCATCACGTAATCGGTGGCGACGAAGCCGAGCGGAATCATCCCGAGCCGCTCCATCCGCTTCGTCACCAGCATACCGAGGGTCTGGTGGGCGTTTCGTCCTTCGAAGCAGTACGCCACCATGTACCATCGGTCACGGCGCGGAAATGTCTCGATCAGCAGGTCGTCACGGCCCGGCAGGCGGGAGCGGATGCGCTGCATCTCCAGCCATTCCCTGACCGGCTCAGGCAGGTGTTGCCATCCGGAGCGGTCCTGCAACATGGCGCGGACCCGATTGGCGAGGCTGGTCGTGAGCGGCAATCTGGCCCCGGCATAGGCCGGGACCATCGGATCGCCATCGCCACCTTCCTCGGCCTCCAGCACAGTATCATGCAGTTGAACGAAGCGCAGCAGGCGGCCGCTGAACATGAATGTGTCACCGGGACGAAGCTGGCTGGCGAAATATTCCTCGACCTCGCCGAGTGTTGTACCGCGTCCTTCCCCGCGTTTTCCCCGGCTTCCGCGCAGGCGCACCTTGATCATCGGGGATTGCACGATGGTGCCGATATTCATCCGCCATTGCCGTGCCACACGGTCGGAACGCACGTGCAGAAGGCCTTCGCTGTCCCGAAACAGCCTGTGCCATTGTTCATAATGTGACAGCGTGTACCCGCCGTTTTCAACGAAGCCGAGCGTATCGTCGAAATCCTTGCGGTCGAGCATGCGATAGGGCGCGGCCTGCCGCACTTCCTCGAACATTGCATCCGGGTGAAACGGGGCGGAGCATGCCATCCCGAGCAGATGCTGTGCCAGCACATCCAGCCCGCCGGGGCCGGGCGGGTCTCCATCCAGCTCCCGTGCGGAAACCCCCATGATGGCGGCCTCGCATTCCAGTACCTCGAACCTGTTGGCAGGCACCAGAATGGCGTTGCTGGCTTCATCCATGCGGTGGCTGGCGCGTCCGACCCGCTGCAACAGGCGGGAGACGCCTTTGGGCGCGCCTACCTGAAGAACCTGATCCACCCCGCCCCAGTCGATGCCGAGATCAAGCGAGGAGGTCGCCACCACTGCCCGCAACAGCCCCGAGGCCATGGCCTGCTCAACACGTTCGCGCTGTTCCAACTCCAGACTGCCATGATGCAGGGCAATGGGGAGCGTATCCTCATTCAGCCGCCACAATGCCTGAAACAGAAGCTCGGCCTGCGCGCGGGTGTTGACGAATACGATCGTCATGGCGGCCGCTTTGATCCGCTCCAGAATGGCGGGGGCTGATGCCAGCCCCATATGCCCGGACCATGGCAGTCGCCCGGATGGCAACATCATCTCCAGCCGTGGGGGAGCCCCACCCGTTTCCTCGATGACGATTGCATCGCCGCCAATATAATCCCGCAGCGCCTGCGGATGGGCGGCAGTGGCGGACAGGCCTGAGACGCGCAGTCCCGGAACCAGACGGCGCAGCCGGGCCAGACAGAGGGCCAGTTGATCGCCTCTTTTGGTGCCGGCCAGCGCATGCACTTCGTCGATGATCACCGTTCGCAGGCCATGGAAAAACATGGGGGCGCTTTCCAGCGACAGCAGCAGGCTCAGGCTTTCCGGTGTCGTCAGCAGGATATGCGGCGGTGTCTCCCGCTGGCGGGCGCGGCTGGCTGATGGCGTGTCGCCAGTGCGTGTCTCGATCCGGATTGGCAGTCCCATTTCCTGGACCGGAGAGGTCAGGTTGCGGGCGATGTCGGTCGCCAGAGCCTTGAGCGGGCTGACATAGAGGGTATGCAGCCCGTATGGCGGTTCGGCCTGTCTGGCCAGAGCGATCAGGCTGGGCAGAAAACCGGCCAGCGTTTTTCCGCCCCCGGTCGGGGCAATCAGCAGGGCGCTGCGATCTGCTTCGGCTGCGTCCAGCATGGCGGCCTGATGCCGCCGCAACGTCCAGCCGCGCCGTTCGAACCACGCGGCGAAACGAGGGGGGAGCATGGTCTGAAGCATGGCTGAAAGAATGGGGTTCTTATGGTCGCAGGATAAGAGGTTAAAACAGAACGTTTCACAGCCCCTGAACTTTCCCGGTTATGCTGCGTCATATGGCCCTGCCTTCCAGTCTTGCCGGACGTCATGCACAGCCAGGGGACCGGCCCATGTTCCTGATCATCTCATGCGCCTGACCGCCCCCCATCCCGAGACATGGCTTCGGTCGCTGCCGCAGGGGCTTTACTGTGAACCGGCTGATCTGTTCATCGATCCGGTGGTGCCGGTGGAGCGTGCGGCCATTACCCATGCCCATGCGGATCATGCCCGCCCCGGGCATGGCGCGGTGCTGGCCACGCCGGAAACGCTCGCCATCATGAAAACCCGCATGGGGGTAGAGCGTGCGGCCCGTGCTCCGCAGCCACTGTCTTATGGGGAACAGATCACGATCAATGATGTGGGGCTGCGCATGGAACCGGCTGGCCATGTGCTGGGCAGTGCGCAGATCGTGCTGGAATGGCGCGGCAGCCGCGTGGTGATCAGCGGTGACTACAAGCGTGCGTCCGACCCGAGCTGTGCCATTTTTCAGCCGGTTCCCTGCGATGTATTTGTCACGGAGGCTACGTTTGCCCTGCCGGTCTTCCGCCACCCTCCGGCAGAGCAGGAAATACGCAAGCTGTTCGACAATCTCACGGTTTTTCCGGAGCGAACCCATCTGGTCGGCTGTTACGCGCTGGGAAAATGCCAGCGCCTGATCATGCTGCTGCGGCAGGCGGGGTGGGTTGCACCGATCTATCTTCATGGAGCGTTGATGAATGTCTGCCGCACCTATGAGGCGCTTGGGGTGGGGTTGGGCGATCTTCGACCAGTGACCTCCGTGCCGAAGGAGGCCCTGCGTGGCGGGATCGTGCTGGCGCCTCCCTCTGCGCTGGCTGATCGCTGGTCGCGCCGATTGCATGATCCTGTGCCAGTTCTCGCCAGCGGCTGGATGCAGGTCAGGCAACGTGCCCGCGCCAAAGGGGTCGAACTGCCATTGGTCATCAGCGACCATGCCGACTGGGACGCCTTGCTGGCCACAATCCGGGACGTGCAGGCCCCTGAAATCTGGGTGACCCATGGGCGGGAGGAAGCCCTGATCCATGCGGCGGGGTTGATGGGGGTGAGAGGCCGCGCCCTGCGTCTGATCGGCTATGGCGAGGAAGATGACGATACCGCGGTGGCGGGGGGCGGGATGACAGGTGGTGAGACGGCAGGTGCGGTTACAACGGACGGAAAGTCCGTATGATTGCTTTTGCCGCCCTGCTGGAGCGTTTGATCTATACGCCATCGCGCAATGCCAGGCTGGCCCTGCTGCAACGTTTTTTCGAAACCGAACCTGATCCCGATCGCGGATACGGGTTGGCGGCGCTGACGGGGAACCTGTCTTTTGCCACGGCGAAACCGGGCCTGATTCGTGCATTGGCAGGGCAGCGTGTCGATCCCGAATTATTTGCCCTGTCCTATGATTATGTCGGCGATCTGGCCGAGACGACCTCCCTGATCTGGCCGACATCTGCCGATACTATGCCGACAGCCCCTCCCGGATTGGCAGAGGTCGTGACGACCCTTCAGAGCACCACCAGAATCGATCTGCCGCAGATATTATCCGCATGGCTGGACTCGTCGGATGAATCGGTAAGGTTCGCGATTCTGAAGCTGGTAACAGGAAATCTGCGGGTCGGGGTCTCTGCAAGGCTGGCCAAGGTGGCGTTGGCCGGGCTGTCCCAGGGACGGATCGACCCGGATGAAATAGAGGAGGTGTGGCACGGCCTGACACCCCCCTATCGAACGCTGTTTGCATGGATCGAAGGACAGGGTGCTCGCCCGGACCCGGCTGGTGCGCCAGTGTTTCGTCCTCCCATGCTGGCGCATCCGCTGGAGCAGCCTGATCTGGAGGCGCTTTCCCTCTCCGAATACCGGGTGGAGTGGAAATGGGACGGCATCCGTGTGCAACTCGTTTCCGTACCGGGGGGAAAGCGCATTTTCTCCCGCACCGGCGATGATGTCTCCGCCTCCTTTCCTGATGTGCTGGAGACCATGAATTTCGACGGCGTGCTGGATGGCGAATTGCTGGTTGCACGGGCAGGAGAGGTGGCTCCGTTCTCGGACCTTCAGCAGCGACTCAACCGGAAATCGCCCGGTCCGGCTTTGCTGAAGCAGCATCCGGCCCATGTCAGGCTCTACGACATTCTGTTCGATGAACAGGAGCGTGATCTGAGGGCCCTGTCCTTCGATGAGCGCAGGCAGCATCTGGAGCGCTGGTTTGCCGTTGCGGCCCCGCTCCGCATGGATCTGTCCGGTCTGATCACGGTGGAGAATGCAGAGGCCCTCATTGCCTTGCGGGAGGGCGCACGTGCGGCTTCGATCGAAGGGCTGATGCTCAAGCGTGGAGACAGTCCCTATGTGCCCGGACGGCCCAGAGGCTTGTGGTGGAAGTGGAAACGCAATCCGCTGACGGTTGATGCGGTGATCATGTATGCGCAGCGTGGTCATGGCAGGCGCAGCAGTTTCTATTCCGATTACACGTTCGGCTTATGGCGTGATGATGGTAATGGGCATGAGGAGTTGGTGCCTGTCGGCAAGGCCTATCACGGCTTTACGGATCAGGAGCTGGTTTTGTTGGATCGCTGGGTGCGCAATCACACCATCGCCCGGTTCGGCCCGGTGCGGGAGG of Granulibacter bethesdensis contains these proteins:
- a CDS encoding metallophosphoesterase; its protein translation is MGMGEKFITVTDRPAPDSVITFPRHPPAGVPIRVIGDVHGDARAFTHAVTTDRFIIQLGDLTDGGPENGEVLRIMLNLLHQGRGLFLLGNHDLRLARRLAGRSVRPDPTLEETCAQIDTLHIPQIINAIAHAPAWIVSGNRIFLHGGFHTDMLHTAPPFPVPIQDGRVHGVLARALYGEPTGQLQPDGYPERSLRWVDRIPKNLIVYCGHDNRSPDGRPLTMYGQRGGTAIFLDTGAGKGGHLSWIDLDS
- a CDS encoding CHAD domain-containing protein, whose protein sequence is MTDTSALPPVVMDTVAEAPAAETLCLGPDVEQGSVPVTITMAFDPAVAERLPRLAPLSRQRKGRMKTRSFRRIYHDTPDAAFFADHQALVVDGGMWRVESLAPPPLLPGSQLDDKTLIAPIETLLASYGIEGGVMPIASVEGRQRSIVLSDQTQMNSEDLTVFIEDGTIRNLTDTLPFGRIHIQGDARAIAGLASELQENEEARFRIPETPLSMLAVSHGRGLAARPASGLGAPEIDPGISTEDAARHIIGHLTLALLYWAPRIRLLKSGETDKTALEPVHQIRVTLRRLRSALSIFSAVLACPELDNVKAHLKTISTLLGPARDWDVFISQTGQTLLDTFPDHAGLKRLMERAAKQREQHYHTLLASLKTPGFDRLGLSLALLCQVRPWRQALHTLHDEVRHHREECLNQPIEIFAAGVLKKRLRKLPASAPIAELPATALHELRLHAKRLRYACEFFAACFPQKQGRRMIRRLSELQEELGILNDGAVAAGLMQEIDGKDGVQGAQARGIVLGFSAAHGASARQQIIAAWKHFHTAKPFWN
- a CDS encoding histidine phosphatase family protein — its product is MRQLLLLRHAKSAWDDPKLPDHARPLNDRGRRAAAAMHKAINALDLRPDLILVSSARRTIQTLEALEPWPHTPRTERMDALYLASSEQMIQVLNSVPETIGCVMLIGHNPGMHDLALTLGNPARDERTARVRLNEGYPTGALAQFELNKPWWGLLPGVARLTRFLTPSELPDMGQHD
- a CDS encoding ligase-associated DNA damage response exonuclease, with the protein product MRLTAPHPETWLRSLPQGLYCEPADLFIDPVVPVERAAITHAHADHARPGHGAVLATPETLAIMKTRMGVERAARAPQPLSYGEQITINDVGLRMEPAGHVLGSAQIVLEWRGSRVVISGDYKRASDPSCAIFQPVPCDVFVTEATFALPVFRHPPAEQEIRKLFDNLTVFPERTHLVGCYALGKCQRLIMLLRQAGWVAPIYLHGALMNVCRTYEALGVGLGDLRPVTSVPKEALRGGIVLAPPSALADRWSRRLHDPVPVLASGWMQVRQRARAKGVELPLVISDHADWDALLATIRDVQAPEIWVTHGREEALIHAAGLMGVRGRALRLIGYGEEDDDTAVAGGGMTGGETAGAVTTDGKSV
- a CDS encoding cisplatin damage response ATP-dependent DNA ligase, whose amino-acid sequence is MIAFAALLERLIYTPSRNARLALLQRFFETEPDPDRGYGLAALTGNLSFATAKPGLIRALAGQRVDPELFALSYDYVGDLAETTSLIWPTSADTMPTAPPGLAEVVTTLQSTTRIDLPQILSAWLDSSDESVRFAILKLVTGNLRVGVSARLAKVALAGLSQGRIDPDEIEEVWHGLTPPYRTLFAWIEGQGARPDPAGAPVFRPPMLAHPLEQPDLEALSLSEYRVEWKWDGIRVQLVSVPGGKRIFSRTGDDVSASFPDVLETMNFDGVLDGELLVARAGEVAPFSDLQQRLNRKSPGPALLKQHPAHVRLYDILFDEQERDLRALSFDERRQHLERWFAVAAPLRMDLSGLITVENAEALIALREGARAASIEGLMLKRGDSPYVPGRPRGLWWKWKRNPLTVDAVIMYAQRGHGRRSSFYSDYTFGLWRDDGNGHEELVPVGKAYHGFTDQELVLLDRWVRNHTIARFGPVREVEKSFVLEIAFDAVQRSSRHKSGIAMRFPRIARLRLDKPAAEADRLETLESMLT
- the pdeM gene encoding ligase-associated DNA damage response endonuclease PdeM yields the protein MQSRPVRSIPTPVFAGGETLLLDPSGAVWWPAERILMVADLHLEKGSAAAMRGSLLPPWDSAATLDALENLILHYRPEQVIALGDSFHDRYGLERMQPQDAARLHGISRSTTFRWVLGNHDPVASEGLSGTFYAEHGLKRFIFRHEAASVPDGAMEFCGHHHPKASVSVRGTWLTRPCFVFSAERLMLPAFGTYAGGLDVSSPEIAQLFPQGGRIFLRGHGRLFSFSMPATTPTQPANSRAMRKS
- a CDS encoding ligase-associated DNA damage response DEXH box helicase — translated: MLPPRFAAWFERRGWTLRRHQAAMLDAAEADRSALLIAPTGGGKTLAGFLPSLIALARQAEPPYGLHTLYVSPLKALATDIARNLTSPVQEMGLPIRIETRTGDTPSASRARQRETPPHILLTTPESLSLLLSLESAPMFFHGLRTVIIDEVHALAGTKRGDQLALCLARLRRLVPGLRVSGLSATAAHPQALRDYIGGDAIVIEETGGAPPRLEMMLPSGRLPWSGHMGLASAPAILERIKAAAMTIVFVNTRAQAELLFQALWRLNEDTLPIALHHGSLELEQRERVEQAMASGLLRAVVATSSLDLGIDWGGVDQVLQVGAPKGVSRLLQRVGRASHRMDEASNAILVPANRFEVLECEAAIMGVSARELDGDPPGPGGLDVLAQHLLGMACSAPFHPDAMFEEVRQAAPYRMLDRKDFDDTLGFVENGGYTLSHYEQWHRLFRDSEGLLHVRSDRVARQWRMNIGTIVQSPMIKVRLRGSRGKRGEGRGTTLGEVEEYFASQLRPGDTFMFSGRLLRFVQLHDTVLEAEEGGDGDPMVPAYAGARLPLTTSLANRVRAMLQDRSGWQHLPEPVREWLEMQRIRSRLPGRDDLLIETFPRRDRWYMVAYCFEGRNAHQTLGMLVTKRMERLGMIPLGFVATDYVMATWSARQPTGLDRLFEEDILGDDLEAWMAESSMLRRIFRHVAVVSGLIERQQPGLKRSRRQVTINTDLIYDVLRRHQPDHILLRATRADAASGLTDIGRLALLLRRAQGHIRHMALSRVSPLAVPVLLEIGRESVLSAGSEEMLLAEAEALVEEAMTDDDTALNRRVSPRRYSSGSLSDGQIMQDDLFVTLPPDIRPRR